A region of the Stieleria neptunia genome:
GGGCGGGATGACCACCTTGACCGGAAACGTGTTGCTGCACGCCCATCCACAAGACGCCATGTACCAAACCTTGAAAAAGCCGGCTTGGATGACCGCAAAGACCCAATTCGTGCCCTACTTTGCATGGTCCAATCGAGGCAGGAGCGAAATGACGGTCTGGTTGCCGCTGGTTTGGAAATAGAGTCGAGGTTCATTCCCCCTCCGATTCAGCGTATGTGGCAAAAATTGACGGGCAAATCCCGATCGGGCTCTGGGAATCTTCTCCGCCTGTGCGACAATGTTTTCCCTGTCCCAAGCAGCCGCAAACCTCGTTCCCCATGAGTTTGGTGATGTTCTCGAGAAGCATGACGTGTACCGCAACTGCACTTGTCGCCATGATGACGTGCTGCGGTTTCGCCGAGCAACCGCACCCCGCGACCCTGCCACATCCGGCGGTCGCCCCGGCCGTTGAGAAGATCCAAGCGGTCACCGCCGAGGGACCGTTTCAGCCCGAATGGTCCTCGCTCGAGCAGTACAAAATCCCGCAGTGGTACAAGGACGCCAAGTTTGGAATCTTCATCCACTGGGGCGCGTACAGCGTTCCCGCCTACGGCAGCGAGTGGTATCCGCGGCAGATGTACATCAATCTTCCGCGACGTGGCGACAACTTCTTCGATCATCACATCAAGACGTACGGACCGCAGGGCAAGTTTGGATACAAAGACTTCATCCCGCAGTTCAAGGCGGAGAAGTTTGACGCGGCGTGCTGGGCAAAGCTGTTCAAAGAAACCGGCGCGCGTTACGTCATCCCGGTGGCGGAACACCACGACGGATTCCCGATGTACGATTGCTCGTTCACGCGCTGGGATGCCTCGGAAATGGGGCCCAAACGTGACGTGATTCGCGAGTTGTCGGTCGCCGTTCGCAACGAAGGCATGAAGTTCGGTGTCAGCAGCCACCGTGCGTTCAACTGGATGTACTACGTCCGTGACAAGTCGTTCGACAACGCCGATCCGCAATACGCCGATCTGTACGGTCGTCCGATGCCGTTTCTGTTTAAAGCCGACGCGTGGGACTACAAGAGTCACTTCGTCCCCCAAGACGAACAGTTCAAAGATGACTGGCTGGCGCGGTCCTGTGAGCTGGTCGACAAGTATCAACCCGACGTTTTCTGGTTCGACTTTGGGATCACTCCCGGATTGCAAACCACCAATTACGAAAACAATCCGTTCGCCGATCACCTCAAACAGTTTGCGGCCTACTACTACAATCGATCGTCGAAACAATCTGGCCAGGCGGGGGTGATCAACTACAAATGGGAAGCCTTCCCCGAATCGGCCGCCGTGCTGGACAAAGAACGATCCAAGATGGCCGAGATTCGCAAGCCCTTTTGGCAAACCGACACCGCCGTCAGCGCCAGTTCGTGGGGGTACACTCGGAACCAACGTTACAAGACCCCGGAACGATTGATCAACGATCTGGTCGATATCGTCAGCAAAAATGGTTGCCTGTTGTTGAACGTCGGCCCCCGCGCCGATGGCACGATCCCCGAAGAAGACCAAGCGATCCTGAAAGCGATCGGAAGCTGGCTGAAGATCAACGGGGAATCGATCTACGAAACGACGTACTGGAAAACGTTCGGCGAAGGCCCGACCGCTGTTTCCACCGGTCACACCTCGGAATCCAAAGACAAACCGTTCACCGCGGCGGATCTTCGATTCACCGCCCGCGGCGACACGCTGTACGTCACCGGGTTGAAATGGCCGGCCAGCGGCCGCATCACGGTCAAGACGCTGGCCAGCGACAGCGAACACTATCAGGGTGAAATCGCGTCGATCACGATGTTGGGATCGGACCAAAAACTGCAATGGTCGCGTGACGAAAACGGGCTCTCGGTGCAACTGCCGACGACCAAGCCGTCCGAGTACGCCTATGTCTTGAAAGTCACCCGATAGGTCGATGGCAAGCATCGCAAGTATCGCAAGCTGGAAGCTTACGCCACGTTTACGCCGCGCCCCCAACAGTGCTCATGTTGCGACGATCATTGATTCTGCTACTCGGCTCGCTCGCAACGTTCGCGTCCGCACAGGACATCAAGAGCGAATCCCGGCCAGGTCGGGGCGACTCAATTGTCCAGGGTGACGACGGTTTCCCGTTTGTGCTGCCGACGCGCAAACCCGACCGTCCCTTGAGCGCCGCGATGCGGCGCAACTATTCCGCGTATCCCGCCCCGCGCCCCGAACACAACGAACTCTACACGCGATTCAAGTACACCCCGCTGGTGGGCTTTGATGATCACGGTGGCGACGGCACGGTCTCGCGTCGCGATCCATCCAAAGTGATTTTCGAAAACGGCAAGTACTATGTTTGGTACACCAAACGCGACACGCCGGCGCCGCCCCAAGGTCCCGACGGATACACCGACACCCTTCCGTCGAGTGACTGGGACCTGGCCGACATCTGGTACGCCACCAGCCAGGACGGATTCACGTGGCGGGAACAAGGGATCGCGGTAGCGCGACCGAAAAAGCCTTTGATCGGCTGGCGATCAGTCAGCACGCCCGACATCCTGGTTTGGAAAAACAAGTACTACCTCTATTACCAGGGCTTTAGCGAACCCAGCGGAAAACGGGGTGACGACTGCCCGGTTGCGGTCTCTTCGTCCGACTCCCCCGACGGCCCCTGGACGCCGCACCATCAAAGGGTTGTCCCCAACGGAGCCCCCGGGCAGTGGGACCAGTTTTCCATCCACGATCCGTATCCGTTGGTTTACCGCGGCAAGATCTATCTGTATTACAAGTCGGACTTTGACGGCAATCCGAACCTGGTCAGGATGCAAGGGCTGGCGATCGCCGACGATCCCTTGGGGCCGTTCGAGAAACATCCACTCAACCCCGTGATCAACTCCGGTCATGAAACGACGCTGTTTCCCTTCCGCGACGGAATCGCAGCGTTTGTGATCCGCGACGGGCTGGAACATTCCACCATCCAATACGCCAAGGATGGTGTCAATTTCGAGATCGCGTCGATCGTTTCGCTGATGCCCAATGCGGGCGGCCCGTTCATTCCGGACGCGTTCACCGACACCCGCAACGG
Encoded here:
- a CDS encoding alpha-L-fucosidase yields the protein MTCTATALVAMMTCCGFAEQPHPATLPHPAVAPAVEKIQAVTAEGPFQPEWSSLEQYKIPQWYKDAKFGIFIHWGAYSVPAYGSEWYPRQMYINLPRRGDNFFDHHIKTYGPQGKFGYKDFIPQFKAEKFDAACWAKLFKETGARYVIPVAEHHDGFPMYDCSFTRWDASEMGPKRDVIRELSVAVRNEGMKFGVSSHRAFNWMYYVRDKSFDNADPQYADLYGRPMPFLFKADAWDYKSHFVPQDEQFKDDWLARSCELVDKYQPDVFWFDFGITPGLQTTNYENNPFADHLKQFAAYYYNRSSKQSGQAGVINYKWEAFPESAAVLDKERSKMAEIRKPFWQTDTAVSASSWGYTRNQRYKTPERLINDLVDIVSKNGCLLLNVGPRADGTIPEEDQAILKAIGSWLKINGESIYETTYWKTFGEGPTAVSTGHTSESKDKPFTAADLRFTARGDTLYVTGLKWPASGRITVKTLASDSEHYQGEIASITMLGSDQKLQWSRDENGLSVQLPTTKPSEYAYVLKVTR
- a CDS encoding glycoside hydrolase family 117 protein, whose translation is MLRRSLILLLGSLATFASAQDIKSESRPGRGDSIVQGDDGFPFVLPTRKPDRPLSAAMRRNYSAYPAPRPEHNELYTRFKYTPLVGFDDHGGDGTVSRRDPSKVIFENGKYYVWYTKRDTPAPPQGPDGYTDTLPSSDWDLADIWYATSQDGFTWREQGIAVARPKKPLIGWRSVSTPDILVWKNKYYLYYQGFSEPSGKRGDDCPVAVSSSDSPDGPWTPHHQRVVPNGAPGQWDQFSIHDPYPLVYRGKIYLYYKSDFDGNPNLVRMQGLAIADDPLGPFEKHPLNPVINSGHETTLFPFRDGIAAFVIRDGLEHSTIQYAKDGVNFEIASIVSLMPNAGGPFIPDAFTDTRNGRGITWGLSHFVNVSTWDKNHAILARFDCDLSLDLDDPAMKRTGDYHKPDVFFRQGLSGAQKARIENENKKLREQ